The DNA window GCGGTTAAACAATTGTTCTTTGATAAGGGAACGGCGCTTGGAACTTCTCAAAACTTGTTGAGTTATATTTGGTTTGTGCAAATAAGTAGACAGCTTGGTTATTCATTCTCGTCGATCCATACAACAGGTTATAGTATTATGGCGGTTCAAGAGATGAACCTTGCATACAAGTATCCTATTATTTATTGGAATACGGCTTGTTTATCCGTTGATGCGTCCGCAACAACTGAAGAAGATTTTTATAATCTTTTGGATGAGGGTATTCTTGACGTTGCTGATGAAGATGATGTCCGCGATTCTAATAAGATGGACTATGGTAAGGTTGCGTCCGCAATAGATAAGTTCCGTGATCAAATAGATATTGAGCTTCCAGACATTAATGAAAGTAGACTTGGTTTTACTCCTGATGTTAAGAATAATAGTATATTGTATGGTTTAAAGGGTATTACAAGAATAACTGCTCCAGTTATCCAAGAAATTATGTTAAATCGTCCATTTAAATCTCTTGATGACTTCTGCAAAAAGGTAACTAAACGAATCGTCACAAAAGACAAAATTGTTAACTTAATCAAAAGCGGCGCATTTAATAAACTCGAAGGAAAAACTACGACAGAAGTGTTAAAACAATTTATATCAACAACTGCTGATCAAAAACAACGCTTAACAATGCAAAATGCAAATATGTTGATTGATTGTGATCTTATACCAGATGAGTTTAAACAACAAAAAGAACTTTATAAATTAACAAAAGAACTTCGTAAAAATCGTGATCCAAACAAATGGTATTATATCCCAAGTCATGTTCAAGTTTCAGAAGAACAAAAACCCATATGGTTAAGTATGATATTGCAACATGGTGAACTTCGTGATATGGTTATTGCAGGAGAAGAAGTGAAGGTTATAGATTCAAATCGTTGGGATGCTATTTATTACGAACCTGAAATGAATAAAATCCGCAATTACATTAAACAAAATCAACAAGAATTGCTTGAAAAACTTAATCATAAATTGTTTATGGATGAATGGAATAAGTATGCAGAAGGTGATGAATTATCTTGGGAACTTGATAGTATTAACTTCTACAAGAGCGGCCATCCACTTGATAAAGCCATTTATGAACTTCCTGTTGAAGTAACGCCGCTTAAGGAAATTGAAGAAAATGCTCAAGATGGATCTTTCTTCATTAAAGGCAAAACAATTCCAAAGATGAGAATATATGCAATCGCGGGAACAGTTATTGATAAAGATAAACCAAAAGGACTTGTAACATTACAAACGCCGGATGGTATTGCGGAAATTAAAATCTATAAAGATTTGTTTGCAATATATAATCATACAATAAGTGAAGTTGATGATGATGGTGGAAAAACTGTCTTAGAAGATAGTTTCTTTGAAAAAGGCACACATTTGCTTGTACATGGCATTTTGCGCGGCGCAACTTTCTTACCAAAGGTTTATAAGTCTACTGGTTATAAATCAATATTAAAAATACAATTAACACCTGACGGTCATTTTGATAGATTGATCGAAAAGGCGGAGTAAAAAATGCAAATAACAATTTGAGATTTAGATTACTATTATGGCAATTCTAAAACTGTTAATGTTGACTGCATGAAAGTATCATCCTATCATCATCAAAAAGGTGATGTAGTAACTTTTGTGCAGCATGAAGTTGACACGAAGCGTCCATATGATATAATCTATTTAGCAAAACAATCTACTGACTTAAGAAATCCTCCTGCTGATTACTTCGACAGGAGGACAAGATTGTTGGGTAAAGGGTTTAAATATCTTGGATGTTGGAAAATGCCGCCGGTTGTTTTAGCGTGCAGACCGGATTATTTATTGTATCCTGATAATATACTTCCAAAGATTCATTTTGCTCAATTTTTTACTGAAAAAGGTGCGCGGCTAAATGTCATTCAAGACTATCATAATGCCGCGGATACAAAAGAATTGTATCAAACACTAATTGTTGATCGTGCTTTCTGAAAAGCCTCAGAAAAAAACATAATAGCGGTCTTAAAAAGCCTCAAAGATGCCTGAAAAGTTTCATTTTTAGAGCCAATTTCACTAAAAAAGTTAATGTCTAATAAAGAAATCAGGGAAAATTTTTTGCAGCTAAAATTGCTTAAAGATAGCGTAATTACCTTTGAGAATGATATTGGTAGTACACTGGAAGATGCGGCCGCGATAGTAGATTTTTTGAAAGAATTGAAAAGTGCACGACCAACAGTAAAAATTCGCCCCATCCAGTTTCAAATTATCCAGAAGGAACATAAAGGAGAGGCGGGAAAATGGAACGCATATCAAGATTTTGACCGCGATTTAAAGATTATAGATATGGGAAAACAAGTTGGTGTTCCTTTTGAGTTAACTGAATTTTGCCGCACTGATACACCTTATTTTGTTGCATTTGAAACAATACAGTGGTGGTCGGCAAAAAGGCCGCAAATCAGTTTATTAGAGTGCGTTGCCGCAAAAACAATGAAGCGGTTTAATTGCAGCTTAGAGGAAGTTTATAGTGATAGTAGTAAATGGGATGATCCCGCGCTTTTTGAAATATTAAGCATACTTCACTATCATCAAAATCTATTCCCTTATGCAATGCATCGTTGGAAAAATAAATTATTAAGTATAGCAAAAATAGATTGAGATAATATTAAGGAGAGTAACTTTTAATGGTTAAAATATTTTTTGATTTTGAAACGACTGGATGTTATTGGAACTTCGATGCTCCAGTTCAAATTGCGGCGATTTGTGAAAAAGATGGCGAAATAATTGATTCTTTTAATGAATTATGCCGCACTACTGTGGCTATTAGCCCGCAAGCCACAAAAGTTCATGGCATCACACGAGAAATGATAAAAGATAAAAGAGGAGAGGCAGTTGTACTTCGAGACTTTGTGAGATGGATAAGAAATCACAATTGCGATATGCTCATTGGTTATAATAGTAAAGCATTTGATTTGCCAATGCTTGAAATTCGTTGTGCTAAATTTGGTATTCCTGGAGTAAGCGATATTAAACATATGGATGGATATTATAATTGCGTAAAATTAGCGAAAGATCGCAATTATTATAACCTGAAGACTATTTTGGGCCGCAAATGGAATCTTGGTGCAGTTGCAGAAGTACTTGGATTTAATAAGGACGGCGCGCATGATGCCCTCACAGATGTAAAAATGTTACGTAATATCTGGAATAAGGTCGAACATGATTATCCAGATTTGATTTCTTAACAAATTTGTGATATAATAATATTAAGAAAAAATAGGAGAATTATATTATGGTAACGTCTGAAAGCATTGAAGAGTTTGCACTCTTTTGTTCAACTAAAACCAAATCAGAGCTTCTGGAAATGAAACAGGAGTTAGAAGAAAGAATGGCGAAGATGGAACTTGATGAAACCATTATCCCAAAACTTGCCGTAGTCGATGCCATTTTAGAAGTATCTAATGGCTAAGATCTCGCATGAAAACCTTATTAAAGAAATAAACGCTAAAGGTTTTGTTTTAATTAATGACGCAGATTATAAAAATATGCAGTCACCAATAACCATACAGTGCCTAAAAGGACATACAATCGATACCAACCTTGAGACATTTAGGAAGGCGAGTTTTGTGTGTCCTATTTGTGATGGAGCGACAGATTTTCATAAGCCGCTAAATGTTCCCGCAAAGGAAGGATTTAGAATTGTTGCATTTGACCAGGCAACCGAAAAAATGGGCATAAGCATTTATGATGGCGGCCAACTTGTATATTGCGATTTAATTACTTTTTCGGGCGATGTTACTACTCGCTTGTGTAAGATCAGGAGCTTCATTGAGGATACTGTTATTGCTCGATGAGAACCCGATTTTATGGTATTTGAAGATATCCAGTATCAACAGAATATTATGACCTTTAAAATTTTAGCAATGTTGCTCGGTATTTGTGAGACTTGCGCGAGAAAGGCCGGCATTGATTATGAAGTTGTGCTACCAAAGGTTTGACGCTCTGGAATTGGATATAGCGGCAAAAACCGCGCAGAAGAAAAAAGACTTGCAATCGAAACAGTACAAAAAATGTTTAGAATAAATGTAAGTGAAGATGTCGCAGAAGCGATTTTAATTGGAAAATATGCTACTCGACAACATAAAAGTACAAAAGCTTTTTAAAAAGGAAAAGACAGGTTGTTACGCCTGTCTTTTTTCAAATTCAATCATATTAAAATCACAATAAGATTTATATTCTGGTTGCCGCACTAATTCGCTGTGCGGCATTTTTTTTAATTCTTCAAAACGAAAATGAGATACTTGTTCATTAAATGCATAATACTCATTAGGATTGTCTAGATCTTGTCTACTATAACAGTACAGGAGGTTCAAAGAATTATAGCATTTTTTACAATGAAAACAATTTGTTAGATTTTCACTTTGTTTGATTTCATCGCACGCGGTTAAATTATACGCATCGTAGAGTTTTTTGCCGCATTGTTTATTATTTGCCAAGCTCATGAATTGATCAAACTGTTGCGGCGTTACAATCAAGGGATTAAAGAAAAAGTTTCGATAAACAATATAGAATGCATTAGTTTTTTCAAACGCGGTAAAATTGCCTTGAAGAAGGACATCGGCTAGCCTTTCGGTTTCAATGCCCTTCTCAAGTTCCTTCTGATTAAATAGCGGGATAAATTGTTCTACCACGTCGCAAAATAATAAACGCAATTTTTTAGTCGTTAGCTTCGCCATTTACCTCTCCTTCAAGTCGTGCTTGAAGAGCCTCAATTTGTTTTTGTTGCTCTTGTACAGCTTTCCATAGGATATATATCATTTTTGATTCTTTAATTTCATAATAGCCACCACTGCTTTCTTTCACAAGATTGAAGTCATTGATGTTTTTATTAAGAACATCTTGAGCCATAATACCAATGACTGGAACAGTTGGATGTTTCTTGTAATTGAAGGTGTAAACTGGAGTAGAGACAATAAGTGGTAATACGGAGTTTTCAATCGCATTAATATTGGTTTTTAGACGACGATCGGAAGATGCATTAAAGAATGGTGCGGTGACAGAGACATCAGAAATAAGTGCACATTTAAAGGTTGCTATATCAAGGTCAAGAGCATCTGATTTGATTTTAGAAAAAATAAGTAAATTATCACCATTAAAATTCTTAATTGTGGAAACCTTGATACCCTCTTTAAAATTTGGAGTAATATTAAAATTAGTCTCGCCTCCAAAATTAACAATAGTTAAAAAGGAAGTTGTTTTATTACCGGGGTTACCACTTACTCCAAATGTATTATTGCCTTCAAAAGTATTATCGCCCTTCTCTGAAACAAAATAATCTATATCAGTGGCATTACTTGAGCTTGAAAAATAAGGTCGATTATCTTTTTCTCCGCCTTGATTAAAGAAAATATATTGAGCTGTTGTACCGTCGCTCATATATCCTTTTATATATTTATAAAATGCTGCCATTATTCACCTCTATTTAATAAGACTTACTAATTTTCTAATTAGCTTATCTTGATATTTAATTGTATTTACAGTTAGTTTTATATCTCCATCTGAACGCAAAGAATATGAAATCTCTGAAACAAATAGAGGTTGATTGATTAAGTCTTTTAACTCATCCATCTCATCGTAAAAATCTTGACCTGCAAGACGAATTTGATCAGTAACTTGAATTTTTTGATTATTATAACCTTTTAAACTATATATATCAATAACAGAAATATTATATTGCTTTTCAGGAGCTGCTTTATCTTTGAAGTAATTGCTCGCTGCGATATAAAGTTCTTCCGCATTAACTGCTGTAGAATTGCTATAACTATTTTCAAGAATCGCATTGCCGTAAGTATTATAAATGCGGTTCCAAACTGCATCATGCTTCTGTTGAGCTTTTTCATATTCTACAACCGTGTCTAATCTTACTTCATGCAGAAGCTTATAAAGCATAATCGGATAAATGCCGCCAAAAACATATTTAGTAGGAGTCCACTCATTAGTCTCTGTAAAACGACTATCATATTCATTCCCGGCCCCTACTGGTGTTGTAAATCATGTCTTGGCTTCTGGATCGTTGAGCCAAAAGCTTACCAAATCATTCCATTTTTTACCGCCTTCTGTAACAATATAGTAATTTTTATATAATTTTTGGTTTTTATTAATTACAATATGTTTTTGTTGATTTTTGTCTTTAAAAATTTTAGAATCATCAGAAAAAAGATCTTTAAAAATAGGTTTAATTGGTTTAACTAAAAGCGCATCGGTCGTTGTTTGCGTTTCATCGTATTTAAAACTATAAACTGGGAATTGATCTTTTTCTATTTCTTTCGAAGTCTCTGGGTCTATTGAAGGCTCTGAATAAATCTTAACAAGTGGAATGTAGGTGTTGTCAAGTACTGCGGTTTTAGTATCAAATAAATATCTATTATTTGCTCCATCTTTACCAAAAGGATTATTTCAATATTCGGGAAGGAAGTAATCACAGAAGCGACTTGAATGATAAGCTTGATCCCAATAATTTGTAAGTTCTGCTTGCATAGATGCAAAAGCTAAATTATCATTTTCGGTGGGATTTCCATCTTTATCAAACTTAACAAAAACATACCACTCACCATTTGTCTTATTCATTGCTTTTGCAGCTTCAATATTGCATTTAGTATTCCAAAATTTCCTAAAGAGATATATATTCTTCAAGAAGTTTTGCTGTGCATTGAAGTAGCTTGTCATTGTAGAACCGATCGTTATGTCTGCAGAAATCATTGGAACCGTAGAACCTGGATTTGCCTGATAATAAATTTCTTTTAACGCGGCTTCGGTTAATGATGATGCCTTATCTATACCAATAAAATTACTTATAGCTTCGCCATTTTGATAATGAGAAATAATACCATCTTCAAAATTAGCAAAATAGTTATCAACCATAGCGTCTAAATTTGCAAGATATATGGTTTTTTGCCGCAATGATTCATAGTATTGCTTACGATAGAATAACAAGTAGCCATTTGCAATACGAAGATTTTCCTTTATAAGTTTAAGAAGGTCTTGATATTGTTTTTCAGTTAAAATACCTTTACGAAGGAAATATTCAAAGTTAATTAATTTATTTTCAAGCCAAGGAATTCTATCTGCTGCCTTTGCAAATTCAAAGTCTTCTCGTGTATTGTGACGATAGAAAGTAATTTGTAAGAAAGGAACAGAAGTAAAATCAGTTGATATAAATAATGATTCATTTATTGGACGGACACGCAAATAAACTTTGTCATTTCTATTTTCCATAGTTTTAACTCCGTCAATAACACGATTTTCACTTAATTCGTAATCATCTATTTCATTTCCGTTTTTATCTGTTTTTTTATGTACAAGATGATATTTAAAATCAGAATTTGAAAAATAATAATTAACCTTATTAACTTCAAAATAAGAAGAAGATGCAATTTCGAAATTACTGTAAAAATTAGGAATTGTTTCATAAGAAAAAGTTCCATTAGAATTGGTTTTACCAAGTGGAATATCAATATATTTGATTACTTCCTTTCCATCTACCATTTCTTTTTTCGATATTATTCTGGATATATCATAAAATGATAATGTTCTTTCAGTAATTAATTTCTCAAACATTCCGTCGGCATAGGACAAATAATCAACGTCATTCTTTTTTTCAATATCTCCTACTTTAATTCCTTCTGTTGAATCATCCGTTGACGGTATATTTTCTAATGATATATCACCCCATTCATCGCGGCTAAAAAGATCATAGAAGAAGTCTGTTATCGTTGGAATAAGAGTTACTTCTGAGTCGTCAAAAGTTGGGCCTGTAACATTTAATAAGGTTGTTAATGATGCCGCGTCTTGAGATATATCAAGAGATTTAACATCTACTTGAGGAGAATAATATAAACCGCTAAATTCGGGATTCTTTTGAGGAATGAAGTAGTAAATTTGATATTGATCGTTTACTTTAATCACAAGTCCATTATCATTTGCAAGAGTAATATTTGCATTTAAAGCATTAGAACCTGAAATTGAAAATACAAGTGCGGGATTGTAGTCAGGATCAAGAGGTTCACGCAAAATTTTGTCAACTACAGCTGGAATTTCTATATCTTTATTGTTTTCATCTTTTATTCTATCTGCAAGTCTTAGC is part of the Methanobrevibacter sp. genome and encodes:
- a CDS encoding 3'-5' exonuclease codes for the protein MVKIFFDFETTGCYWNFDAPVQIAAICEKDGEIIDSFNELCRTTVAISPQATKVHGITREMIKDKRGEAVVLRDFVRWIRNHNCDMLIGYNSKAFDLPMLEIRCAKFGIPGVSDIKHMDGYYNCVKLAKDRNYYNLKTILGRKWNLGAVAEVLGFNKDGAHDALTDVKMLRNIWNKVEHDYPDLIS
- a CDS encoding tail fiber domain-containing protein; this translates as MAAFYKYIKGYMSDGTTAQYIFFNQGGEKDNRPYFSSSSNATDIDYFVSEKGDNTFEGNNTFGVSGNPGNKTTSFLTIVNFGGETNFNITPNFKEGIKVSTIKNFNGDNLLIFSKIKSDALDLDIATFKCALISDVSVTAPFFNASSDRRLKTNINAIENSVLPLIVSTPVYTFNYKKHPTVPVIGIMAQDVLNKNINDFNLVKESSGGYYEIKESKMIYILWKAVQEQQKQIEALQARLEGEVNGEAND